The Procambarus clarkii isolate CNS0578487 unplaced genomic scaffold, FALCON_Pclarkii_2.0 HiC_scaffold_521, whole genome shotgun sequence genome has a segment encoding these proteins:
- the LOC138361626 gene encoding 110 kDa antigen-like, translating into MAIPKETEKTSELPQEALQTEACELPQETLQTEASEQPQETLTTEASELPQKTLQTETSVPPQETLTTEASELPQETLQTGASEMPQETLQTKASELTQETLQTEAFELPQKT; encoded by the exons atggctataccaaaggaaacagaga agacctctgaactgcctcaagaagcaTTACAAACCGAGGCctgtgaactgcctcaagaaacattacaaactgaggcctctgaacagcctcaagaaacattaacaactgaggcctctgaactgcctcaaaaaacattacaaactgaaacCTCTGTaccgcctcaagaaacattaacaactgaggcctctgaactgcctcaagaaacattacaaaccgggGCCTCTGaaatgcctcaagaaacattacaaactaagGCCTCTGAACTGACTCAAgagacattacaaactgaggcctttGAACTTCCTCAAAAAACATGA
- the LOC138361627 gene encoding 110 kDa antigen-like encodes MRPLNCLKKQHKPRPLNCLKKHDKASELLQVSLQTEASELPHQNLQTEASEHPQESLHIEVSELPQENTEASELPQGTLQTEASELPQETLQTEASELPQETLQSEASELPQETLTTEASELPQETLQTETSELPQETLPTEASELPQETATDRQH; translated from the exons ATGAGGCCTctcaactgcctcaagaaacaacacaaaccgaggcctctgaactgcctcaagaaacatgacAAA gcctctgaactgcttcAAGTatcattacaaactgaggcctcgGAACTGCCTCATCAAAActtacaaactgaggcctctgaacaccCTCAAGAATCATTACATATTGAGgtttctgaactgcctcaagaaaacactgaagcctctgaactgcctcaaggaaCATTACAAACCGAGgcttctgaactgcctcaagaaacgttGCAGACTGAGGCCtcggaactgcctcaagaaacattacaatctgaggcctctgaactgcctcaagaaactttAACAACTGAGgcatctgaactgcctcaagaaacattacaaactgagacctctgaactgcctcaagaaacattaccaaCTGAGgcatctgaactgcctcaagaaacagctacagatagacaacattaa
- the LOC138361628 gene encoding 110 kDa antigen-like gives MKTEASELPQETLQIETAELPQETLTTEASEVSHETLQTETSELPQETLTTEVSELPEEKLQPRTSELPQETLKTKASELPQETLQTEASKMPQQKLQTKDSELPPETLQTETSELPQQTLKTKDSERPPGSLQTEKSELP, from the coding sequence AtgaaaactgaggcctctgaactgccacaagaaacattacaaattgAGAccgctgaactgcctcaagaaacattaacaaccgAGGCCTCTGAAGTGTCTCATGAAACATTACAAACGGAGACCTCTGAActccctcaagaaacattaacaactgagGTCTCTGAACTGCCAGAAGAAAAATTACAACCCAGAACCtccgaactgcctcaagaaacattaaaaactaaggcctctgaactgcctcaagaaactttacaaactgaggcctctaaAATGCCTCAACAAAAATTACAAACAAAGGATTCAGAACTTCCtccagaaacattacaaactgagacctctgaactgcctcaacaaACATTAAAAACAAAGGATTCAGAACGTCCTCCAGGATCATTACAAACTGAGAAATCTGAATTACCTTAA
- the LOC138361629 gene encoding 110 kDa antigen-like has product MKTEASELPQETLQIETAELPQETLTTEASEVSHETLQTETSKLPQEPLTTEVSELPEETLQPRTSELPQETLKTKASELPQETLQTEISELPQQTLQTKDSERPPGSLQTEKSELP; this is encoded by the coding sequence atgaaaactgaggcctctgaactgccacaagaaacattacaaattgAGAccgctgaactgcctcaagaaacattaacaaccgAGGCCTCTGAAGTGTCTCATGAAACATTACAAACGGAGACCTCTAAACTCCCTCAAGAACCATTAACAACTGAGGTCTCTGAACTGCCAGAAGAAACATTACAACCCAGAACCtccgaactgcctcaagaaacattaaaaactaaggcctctgaactgcctcaagaaactttACAAACTGAgatctctgaactgcctcaacaaACATTACAAACAAAGGATTCAGAACGTCCTCCAGGATCATTACAAACTGAGAAATCTGAATTACCTTAA